In one window of Musa acuminata AAA Group cultivar baxijiao chromosome BXJ3-2, Cavendish_Baxijiao_AAA, whole genome shotgun sequence DNA:
- the LOC103976329 gene encoding uncharacterized protein LOC103976329 isoform X2, whose amino-acid sequence MGGPLSQLLLLIYVIFSSLLLSSSSESVAGTGGDASSSRSSGARLEWQILTKRNFSSQIRLHPQILLMVTVPWSGESRSLMKEVAHLVANNQDKLDFLKLMVIYRSSEKMLADILGATEEITLFYYHNSMSYKYHGRLRAENILSSVNRFQSLEPEELPLKLLQTPEDVENFFLSTDKAVLLLEFCGWSAKLLRRKNNGNYETPMSAFNHSENVGIIGQSINREMVDDFHVEHHKGMENRLTCAVEDGLGRSVWLKEYTLANQSTLEQLDDGGAGTRMLCTDEEFKQFETFFMKFTAIAREFFLPPERQRFGLISDGALLSFLGISSPDKWLVMLHFSGCSNCTMIVQQGDDLRNILQTHHSLIMEFDVDGRNLEPAFPANRPSIILFIDRSSNSSKVREGSKLSLEVLRKFSLQNQLCYQTVRGRDSRVMSSSRSLSGSSSHQSGKVSQTPKVVKIKDNMAFMIVNEGEHISLKNTALESQGNPVYDILTRLLQRESPALKNKETKISEVAKKAGFELLSDDFEVQIIESFQSHNDDNQFREMGRSTTTMLNDPNELTESQDDVSSGGLLYTTENIMTDERKQSEHPDDVANFLETREAAPYDNDNAFSCHVERSCCVEQELPTPEEHVQEEQADKIDSTSSIRQVKSDFGHSSSVLSAGDDMGSIRISNRLRKADEPCYQHQPFLGSFFFIDGGYRLLRTLTAESRIPSLVILDPVMQQHFVFSEATDINYPSVVSFVDRFLNGSLTPYQHSVLSLKTSRDMPKPPLVNLDFHEIDSIPQVTSSTFCELVIGFIPCEMNDKLPFSNSRELKSAWKIDVLVLFSTPWCGFCQRMELIVREVHRAFKNSINFSISQSKNDDPTQIKDKKEDLVLNKFPAIFLMDCTLNDCGLFLKPLGKKENYPILLLFRAENKSAITYEGNMSVVSIMEFLESYGGNSHNHNYKGLLWTHSRKGNKDEQVLYASTLAADEKPHSPADKYNKIVLNKAISADSEHPLNTCTPVTSHDKHIHVVVGSILAATDKLFNAAPFDNSTVLIVTMDKNQGFQGLIINKRISWDIFKELDSDLVSLKHAPLYYGGPVRFQTLPLVSLIWKAKEGYTEIVKGVYFGNPVITRQVIEEIKLKEESPDDYWFFLGFSSWGYDQLFQEITEGAWRLTGDPIEHLDWPEN is encoded by the exons ATGGGAGGGCCGCTGTCgcagctcctcctcctcatctacgTGATCTTTTCTTCGTTGCTGCTCTCGTCTTCTTCGGAGTCTGTCGCCGGTACCGGAGGCGACGCGAGCAGCAGCAGGAGCTCCGGTGCGAGATTGGAATGGCAGATCCTTACCAAGAGAAATTTCTCCTCGCAGATCCGTCTCCATCCCCAGATCCTCCTCATGGTTACCGTCCCTT GGTCTGGGGAGTCACGATCTCTAATGAAGGAAGTGGCACATTTGGTGGCTAATAATCAGGACAAACTTGACTTTCTAAAATTAATGGTCATATATAGGAGTTCTGAGAAGATGCtagctgatatccttggtgctacTGAGGAAATAACATTATTCTACTATCATAATTCCATGTCATATAAATATCATGGAAGACTGCGTGCAGAAAATATACTTTCTTCAGTCAATCGTTTTCAATCACTTGAACCTGAGGAACTTCCTTTGAAGCTGCTGCAAACTCCAGAAGACGTGGAGAACTTTTTCCTATCAACAGATAAAGCTGTTCTACTCCTTGAGTTCTGTGGATGGTCAGCTAAATTGTTGCGCAGAAAGAATAATGGAAATTATGAGACTCCTATGTCTGCATTTAATCATTCAGAGAATG TTGGCATAATTGGACAAAGCATCAACAGAGAAATGGTGGATGACTTTCATGTTGAACACCACAAG GGAATGGAAAATAGACTTACATGTGCAGTTGAAGATGGACTAGGAAGATCAGTTTGGCTTAAGGAATATACTTTAGCAAATCAAAGTACTCTAGAGCAATTAGATGATGGAGGTGCTGGTACTAGAATGCTGTGTACAGATGAAGAGTTTAAGCAATTTGAAACTTTTTTTATGAAGTTCACTGCTATTGCAAGAGAGTTTTTTCTACCTCCTGAGAGACAAAGGTTTGGTTTGATATCTGATGGAGCTTTGTTATCTTTCCTTGGTATTAGCAGTCCAGATAAATGGTTAGTTATGCTTCATTTCTCTGGATGTTCTAATTGTACAATGATAGTCCAACAAGGAGATGATCTGAGGAACATTTTGCAAACACATCACTCTCTGATCATGGAG TTTGATGTTGATGGACGCAATCTTGAACCTGCATTTCCAGCAAATAGACCTTCAATCATTCTATTTATTGATAGATCCTCAAATTCTTCGAAAGTTAGGGAAGGGAGCAAGTTATCTCTTGAGGTTCTTAGAAAATTCTCATTGCAGAATCAGCTTTGCTATCAAACAGTTAGAGGACGAGACAGCAGAGTCATGAGTAGTTCCAGAAGTTTATCAGGGTCCTCTAGTCATCAATCAGGAAAAGTTTCTCAGACCCCCAAGGTTGTGAAAATTAAGGATAATATGGCTTTCATGATAGTTAATGAAGGTGAACATATTTCATTGAAAAACACTGCACTTGAAAGTCAAGGCAACCCTGTCTATGATATCCTGACACGATTACTTCAGCGAGAAAGTCCGGCACTGAAGAATAAAGAAACCAAAATAAGTGAAGTAGCAAAGAAAGCTGGCTTTGAGCTCTTGTCTGATGATTTTGAAGTTCAGATAATAGAGTCGTTCCAATCACATAATGACGATAATCAGTTCAGAGAAATGGGTAGGAGTACCACTACCATGTTAAATGATCCCAATGAACTTACTGAAAGCCAGGATGATGTGAGTAGTGGTGGGTTATTATATACTACTGAAAATATTATGACCGATGAAAGAAAGCAATCTGAGCATCCAGATGATGTTGCCAATTTTCTTGAAACTCGTGAAGCAGCTCCTTATGATAATGACAATGCATTCTCATGTCACGTTGAAAGATCTTGTTGTGTGGAACAAGAGTTACCTACTCCAGAGGAACACGTTCAGGAAGAGCAAGCTGATAAAATtgattctacatcaagcatcagaCAAGTTAAGTCAGATTTTGGACACAGTTCATCAGTTCTTTCAGCAGGGGATGATATGGGAAGCATTAGGATATCCAACAGATTAAGAAAGGCAGATGAACCATGTTATCAGCACCAACCTTTCTTAGGCTCTTTTTTCTTCATCGATGGTGGCTACCGGTTGCTGAGAACATTGACTGCAGAATCTAGGATCCCATCTCTAGTAATTCTTGACCCGGTTATGCAACAGCACTTCGTATTTTCCGAGGCAACGGATATTAATTACCCTTCTGTAGTTAGTTTTGTAGACAGATTTTTAAATGGAAGTCTTACACCATATCAACATTCAGTATTATCTCTTAAAACTTCTAGAGATATGCCAAAGCCACCACTTGTGAATTTGGATTTCCATGAAATTGATTCTATACCTCAAGTTACAAGTAGCACATTTTGTGAACTGGTTATAGGTTTTATACCTTGTGAAATGAATGATAAATTGCCATTTTCTAACTCTCGAGAACTTAAATCTGCTTGGAAGATCGATGTTTTGGTGCTTTTTAGCACTCCTTGGTGTGGATTCTGCCAGCGTATGGAGCTGATTGTGCGTGAAGTACATCGAGCTTTTAAGAACTCTATAAATTTCTCAATAAGTCAATCCAAGAATGATGATCCTACACAAATCAAAG ATAAGAAAGAAGATCTGGTGCTGAATAAGTTTCCAGCAATATTTTTAATGGATTGTACCCTTAATGATTGTGGTTTATTCTTAAAGCCACTTGGCAAG AAGGAAAATTATCCAATACTGTTGTTATTTCGTGCTGAGAACAAAAGTGCAATTACCTATGAAGGCAATATGTCAGTTGTTAGTATCATGGAATTTCTAGAATCTTATGGAGGCAATTctcataatcataattataaag GCCTTCTGTGGACCCATTCAAGGAAGGGAAACAAGGATGAACAGGTGTTATATGCATCCACTTTGGCTGCTGATGAGAAACCTCATTCACCAGCAGACAAATACAACAAAATTGTGCTGAATAAAGCTATTTCTGCAGACAGCGAACATCCCCTTAATACATGTACACCAGTCACCTCTCATGATAAACACATACATGTAGTTGTGGGATCCATTCTTGCTGCCACTGATAAACTCTTCAATGCTGCTCCATTTGACAACTCTACAGTGCTGATAGTGACCATGGACAAGAACCAGGGTTTCCAAGGTTTGATCATTAACAAACGGATAAGCTGGGATATTTTTAAGGAACTAGACAGTGATCTGGTTTCACTAAAGCATGCTCCTCTCTACTATGGAGGTCCTGTCAGGTTTCAGACTTTACCTCTTGTCAGTTTGATTTGGAAAGCTAAAGAGGGTTATACAGAGATCGTGAAAGGTGTTTATTTTGGAAATCCAGTCATAACACGTCAGGTGATTGAAGAAATTAAATTGAAAGAAGAATCTCCTGATGATTATTGGTTCTTCTTGGGTTTCTCAAGTTGGGGATATGACCAGCTTTTCCAAGAGATTACAGAAGGAGCATGGCGGCTGACTGGAGATCCTATTGAACATTTAGATTGGCCAGAGAACTAA
- the LOC103976329 gene encoding uncharacterized protein LOC103976329 isoform X3, producing MGGPLSQLLLLIYVIFSSLLLSSSSESVAGTGGDASSSRSSGARLEWQILTKRNFSSQIRLHPQILLMVTVPWSGESRSLMKEVAHLVANNQDKLDFLKLMVIYRSSEKMLADILGATEEITLFYYHNSMSYKYHGRLRAENILSSVNRFQSLEPEELPLKLLQTPEDVENFFLSTDKAVLLLEFCGWSAKLLRRKNNGNYETPMSAFNHSENVGIIGQSINREMVDDFHVEHHKGMENRLTCAVEDGLGRSVWLKEYTLANQSTLEQLDDGGAGTRMLCTDEEFKQFETFFMKFTAIAREFFLPPERQRFGLISDGALLSFLGISSPDKWLVMLHFSGCSNCTMIVQQGDDLRNILQTHHSLIMENQLCYQTVRGRDSRVMSSSRSLSGSSSHQSGKVSQTPKVVKIKDNMAFMIVNEGEHISLKNTALESQGNPVYDILTRLLQRESPALKNKETKISEVAKKAGFELLSDDFEVQIIESFQSHNDDNQFREMGRSTTTMLNDPNELTESQDDVSSGGLLYTTENIMTDERKQSEHPDDVANFLETREAAPYDNDNAFSCHVERSCCVEQELPTPEEHVQEEQADKIDSTSSIRQVKSDFGHSSSVLSAGDDMGSIRISNRLRKADEPCYQHQPFLGSFFFIDGGYRLLRTLTAESRIPSLVILDPVMQQHFVFSEATDINYPSVVSFVDRFLNGSLTPYQHSVLSLKTSRDMPKPPLVNLDFHEIDSIPQVTSSTFCELVIGFIPCEMNDKLPFSNSRELKSAWKIDVLVLFSTPWCGFCQRMELIVREVHRAFKNSINFSISQSKNDDPTQIKGQPTLVAHFGFHLLDFILIFKDKKEDLVLNKFPAIFLMDCTLNDCGLFLKPLGKKENYPILLLFRAENKSAITYEGNMSVVSIMEFLESYGGNSHNHNYKGLLWTHSRKGNKDEQVLYASTLAADEKPHSPADKYNKIVLNKAISADSEHPLNTCTPVTSHDKHIHVVVGSILAATDKLFNAAPFDNSTVLIVTMDKNQGFQGLIINKRISWDIFKELDSDLVSLKHAPLYYGGPVRFQTLPLVSLIWKAKEGYTEIVKGVYFGNPVITRQVIEEIKLKEESPDDYWFFLGFSSWGYDQLFQEITEGAWRLTGDPIEHLDWPEN from the exons ATGGGAGGGCCGCTGTCgcagctcctcctcctcatctacgTGATCTTTTCTTCGTTGCTGCTCTCGTCTTCTTCGGAGTCTGTCGCCGGTACCGGAGGCGACGCGAGCAGCAGCAGGAGCTCCGGTGCGAGATTGGAATGGCAGATCCTTACCAAGAGAAATTTCTCCTCGCAGATCCGTCTCCATCCCCAGATCCTCCTCATGGTTACCGTCCCTT GGTCTGGGGAGTCACGATCTCTAATGAAGGAAGTGGCACATTTGGTGGCTAATAATCAGGACAAACTTGACTTTCTAAAATTAATGGTCATATATAGGAGTTCTGAGAAGATGCtagctgatatccttggtgctacTGAGGAAATAACATTATTCTACTATCATAATTCCATGTCATATAAATATCATGGAAGACTGCGTGCAGAAAATATACTTTCTTCAGTCAATCGTTTTCAATCACTTGAACCTGAGGAACTTCCTTTGAAGCTGCTGCAAACTCCAGAAGACGTGGAGAACTTTTTCCTATCAACAGATAAAGCTGTTCTACTCCTTGAGTTCTGTGGATGGTCAGCTAAATTGTTGCGCAGAAAGAATAATGGAAATTATGAGACTCCTATGTCTGCATTTAATCATTCAGAGAATG TTGGCATAATTGGACAAAGCATCAACAGAGAAATGGTGGATGACTTTCATGTTGAACACCACAAG GGAATGGAAAATAGACTTACATGTGCAGTTGAAGATGGACTAGGAAGATCAGTTTGGCTTAAGGAATATACTTTAGCAAATCAAAGTACTCTAGAGCAATTAGATGATGGAGGTGCTGGTACTAGAATGCTGTGTACAGATGAAGAGTTTAAGCAATTTGAAACTTTTTTTATGAAGTTCACTGCTATTGCAAGAGAGTTTTTTCTACCTCCTGAGAGACAAAGGTTTGGTTTGATATCTGATGGAGCTTTGTTATCTTTCCTTGGTATTAGCAGTCCAGATAAATGGTTAGTTATGCTTCATTTCTCTGGATGTTCTAATTGTACAATGATAGTCCAACAAGGAGATGATCTGAGGAACATTTTGCAAACACATCACTCTCTGATCATGGAG AATCAGCTTTGCTATCAAACAGTTAGAGGACGAGACAGCAGAGTCATGAGTAGTTCCAGAAGTTTATCAGGGTCCTCTAGTCATCAATCAGGAAAAGTTTCTCAGACCCCCAAGGTTGTGAAAATTAAGGATAATATGGCTTTCATGATAGTTAATGAAGGTGAACATATTTCATTGAAAAACACTGCACTTGAAAGTCAAGGCAACCCTGTCTATGATATCCTGACACGATTACTTCAGCGAGAAAGTCCGGCACTGAAGAATAAAGAAACCAAAATAAGTGAAGTAGCAAAGAAAGCTGGCTTTGAGCTCTTGTCTGATGATTTTGAAGTTCAGATAATAGAGTCGTTCCAATCACATAATGACGATAATCAGTTCAGAGAAATGGGTAGGAGTACCACTACCATGTTAAATGATCCCAATGAACTTACTGAAAGCCAGGATGATGTGAGTAGTGGTGGGTTATTATATACTACTGAAAATATTATGACCGATGAAAGAAAGCAATCTGAGCATCCAGATGATGTTGCCAATTTTCTTGAAACTCGTGAAGCAGCTCCTTATGATAATGACAATGCATTCTCATGTCACGTTGAAAGATCTTGTTGTGTGGAACAAGAGTTACCTACTCCAGAGGAACACGTTCAGGAAGAGCAAGCTGATAAAATtgattctacatcaagcatcagaCAAGTTAAGTCAGATTTTGGACACAGTTCATCAGTTCTTTCAGCAGGGGATGATATGGGAAGCATTAGGATATCCAACAGATTAAGAAAGGCAGATGAACCATGTTATCAGCACCAACCTTTCTTAGGCTCTTTTTTCTTCATCGATGGTGGCTACCGGTTGCTGAGAACATTGACTGCAGAATCTAGGATCCCATCTCTAGTAATTCTTGACCCGGTTATGCAACAGCACTTCGTATTTTCCGAGGCAACGGATATTAATTACCCTTCTGTAGTTAGTTTTGTAGACAGATTTTTAAATGGAAGTCTTACACCATATCAACATTCAGTATTATCTCTTAAAACTTCTAGAGATATGCCAAAGCCACCACTTGTGAATTTGGATTTCCATGAAATTGATTCTATACCTCAAGTTACAAGTAGCACATTTTGTGAACTGGTTATAGGTTTTATACCTTGTGAAATGAATGATAAATTGCCATTTTCTAACTCTCGAGAACTTAAATCTGCTTGGAAGATCGATGTTTTGGTGCTTTTTAGCACTCCTTGGTGTGGATTCTGCCAGCGTATGGAGCTGATTGTGCGTGAAGTACATCGAGCTTTTAAGAACTCTATAAATTTCTCAATAAGTCAATCCAAGAATGATGATCCTACACAAATCAAAG GTCAGCCAACTCTGGTTGCTCATTTTGGATTTCATCTTTTGGATTTCATTCTTATTTTCAAAG ATAAGAAAGAAGATCTGGTGCTGAATAAGTTTCCAGCAATATTTTTAATGGATTGTACCCTTAATGATTGTGGTTTATTCTTAAAGCCACTTGGCAAG AAGGAAAATTATCCAATACTGTTGTTATTTCGTGCTGAGAACAAAAGTGCAATTACCTATGAAGGCAATATGTCAGTTGTTAGTATCATGGAATTTCTAGAATCTTATGGAGGCAATTctcataatcataattataaag GCCTTCTGTGGACCCATTCAAGGAAGGGAAACAAGGATGAACAGGTGTTATATGCATCCACTTTGGCTGCTGATGAGAAACCTCATTCACCAGCAGACAAATACAACAAAATTGTGCTGAATAAAGCTATTTCTGCAGACAGCGAACATCCCCTTAATACATGTACACCAGTCACCTCTCATGATAAACACATACATGTAGTTGTGGGATCCATTCTTGCTGCCACTGATAAACTCTTCAATGCTGCTCCATTTGACAACTCTACAGTGCTGATAGTGACCATGGACAAGAACCAGGGTTTCCAAGGTTTGATCATTAACAAACGGATAAGCTGGGATATTTTTAAGGAACTAGACAGTGATCTGGTTTCACTAAAGCATGCTCCTCTCTACTATGGAGGTCCTGTCAGGTTTCAGACTTTACCTCTTGTCAGTTTGATTTGGAAAGCTAAAGAGGGTTATACAGAGATCGTGAAAGGTGTTTATTTTGGAAATCCAGTCATAACACGTCAGGTGATTGAAGAAATTAAATTGAAAGAAGAATCTCCTGATGATTATTGGTTCTTCTTGGGTTTCTCAAGTTGGGGATATGACCAGCTTTTCCAAGAGATTACAGAAGGAGCATGGCGGCTGACTGGAGATCCTATTGAACATTTAGATTGGCCAGAGAACTAA
- the LOC103976329 gene encoding uncharacterized protein LOC103976329 isoform X1 gives MGGPLSQLLLLIYVIFSSLLLSSSSESVAGTGGDASSSRSSGARLEWQILTKRNFSSQIRLHPQILLMVTVPWSGESRSLMKEVAHLVANNQDKLDFLKLMVIYRSSEKMLADILGATEEITLFYYHNSMSYKYHGRLRAENILSSVNRFQSLEPEELPLKLLQTPEDVENFFLSTDKAVLLLEFCGWSAKLLRRKNNGNYETPMSAFNHSENVGIIGQSINREMVDDFHVEHHKGMENRLTCAVEDGLGRSVWLKEYTLANQSTLEQLDDGGAGTRMLCTDEEFKQFETFFMKFTAIAREFFLPPERQRFGLISDGALLSFLGISSPDKWLVMLHFSGCSNCTMIVQQGDDLRNILQTHHSLIMEFDVDGRNLEPAFPANRPSIILFIDRSSNSSKVREGSKLSLEVLRKFSLQNQLCYQTVRGRDSRVMSSSRSLSGSSSHQSGKVSQTPKVVKIKDNMAFMIVNEGEHISLKNTALESQGNPVYDILTRLLQRESPALKNKETKISEVAKKAGFELLSDDFEVQIIESFQSHNDDNQFREMGRSTTTMLNDPNELTESQDDVSSGGLLYTTENIMTDERKQSEHPDDVANFLETREAAPYDNDNAFSCHVERSCCVEQELPTPEEHVQEEQADKIDSTSSIRQVKSDFGHSSSVLSAGDDMGSIRISNRLRKADEPCYQHQPFLGSFFFIDGGYRLLRTLTAESRIPSLVILDPVMQQHFVFSEATDINYPSVVSFVDRFLNGSLTPYQHSVLSLKTSRDMPKPPLVNLDFHEIDSIPQVTSSTFCELVIGFIPCEMNDKLPFSNSRELKSAWKIDVLVLFSTPWCGFCQRMELIVREVHRAFKNSINFSISQSKNDDPTQIKGQPTLVAHFGFHLLDFILIFKDKKEDLVLNKFPAIFLMDCTLNDCGLFLKPLGKKENYPILLLFRAENKSAITYEGNMSVVSIMEFLESYGGNSHNHNYKGLLWTHSRKGNKDEQVLYASTLAADEKPHSPADKYNKIVLNKAISADSEHPLNTCTPVTSHDKHIHVVVGSILAATDKLFNAAPFDNSTVLIVTMDKNQGFQGLIINKRISWDIFKELDSDLVSLKHAPLYYGGPVRFQTLPLVSLIWKAKEGYTEIVKGVYFGNPVITRQVIEEIKLKEESPDDYWFFLGFSSWGYDQLFQEITEGAWRLTGDPIEHLDWPEN, from the exons ATGGGAGGGCCGCTGTCgcagctcctcctcctcatctacgTGATCTTTTCTTCGTTGCTGCTCTCGTCTTCTTCGGAGTCTGTCGCCGGTACCGGAGGCGACGCGAGCAGCAGCAGGAGCTCCGGTGCGAGATTGGAATGGCAGATCCTTACCAAGAGAAATTTCTCCTCGCAGATCCGTCTCCATCCCCAGATCCTCCTCATGGTTACCGTCCCTT GGTCTGGGGAGTCACGATCTCTAATGAAGGAAGTGGCACATTTGGTGGCTAATAATCAGGACAAACTTGACTTTCTAAAATTAATGGTCATATATAGGAGTTCTGAGAAGATGCtagctgatatccttggtgctacTGAGGAAATAACATTATTCTACTATCATAATTCCATGTCATATAAATATCATGGAAGACTGCGTGCAGAAAATATACTTTCTTCAGTCAATCGTTTTCAATCACTTGAACCTGAGGAACTTCCTTTGAAGCTGCTGCAAACTCCAGAAGACGTGGAGAACTTTTTCCTATCAACAGATAAAGCTGTTCTACTCCTTGAGTTCTGTGGATGGTCAGCTAAATTGTTGCGCAGAAAGAATAATGGAAATTATGAGACTCCTATGTCTGCATTTAATCATTCAGAGAATG TTGGCATAATTGGACAAAGCATCAACAGAGAAATGGTGGATGACTTTCATGTTGAACACCACAAG GGAATGGAAAATAGACTTACATGTGCAGTTGAAGATGGACTAGGAAGATCAGTTTGGCTTAAGGAATATACTTTAGCAAATCAAAGTACTCTAGAGCAATTAGATGATGGAGGTGCTGGTACTAGAATGCTGTGTACAGATGAAGAGTTTAAGCAATTTGAAACTTTTTTTATGAAGTTCACTGCTATTGCAAGAGAGTTTTTTCTACCTCCTGAGAGACAAAGGTTTGGTTTGATATCTGATGGAGCTTTGTTATCTTTCCTTGGTATTAGCAGTCCAGATAAATGGTTAGTTATGCTTCATTTCTCTGGATGTTCTAATTGTACAATGATAGTCCAACAAGGAGATGATCTGAGGAACATTTTGCAAACACATCACTCTCTGATCATGGAG TTTGATGTTGATGGACGCAATCTTGAACCTGCATTTCCAGCAAATAGACCTTCAATCATTCTATTTATTGATAGATCCTCAAATTCTTCGAAAGTTAGGGAAGGGAGCAAGTTATCTCTTGAGGTTCTTAGAAAATTCTCATTGCAGAATCAGCTTTGCTATCAAACAGTTAGAGGACGAGACAGCAGAGTCATGAGTAGTTCCAGAAGTTTATCAGGGTCCTCTAGTCATCAATCAGGAAAAGTTTCTCAGACCCCCAAGGTTGTGAAAATTAAGGATAATATGGCTTTCATGATAGTTAATGAAGGTGAACATATTTCATTGAAAAACACTGCACTTGAAAGTCAAGGCAACCCTGTCTATGATATCCTGACACGATTACTTCAGCGAGAAAGTCCGGCACTGAAGAATAAAGAAACCAAAATAAGTGAAGTAGCAAAGAAAGCTGGCTTTGAGCTCTTGTCTGATGATTTTGAAGTTCAGATAATAGAGTCGTTCCAATCACATAATGACGATAATCAGTTCAGAGAAATGGGTAGGAGTACCACTACCATGTTAAATGATCCCAATGAACTTACTGAAAGCCAGGATGATGTGAGTAGTGGTGGGTTATTATATACTACTGAAAATATTATGACCGATGAAAGAAAGCAATCTGAGCATCCAGATGATGTTGCCAATTTTCTTGAAACTCGTGAAGCAGCTCCTTATGATAATGACAATGCATTCTCATGTCACGTTGAAAGATCTTGTTGTGTGGAACAAGAGTTACCTACTCCAGAGGAACACGTTCAGGAAGAGCAAGCTGATAAAATtgattctacatcaagcatcagaCAAGTTAAGTCAGATTTTGGACACAGTTCATCAGTTCTTTCAGCAGGGGATGATATGGGAAGCATTAGGATATCCAACAGATTAAGAAAGGCAGATGAACCATGTTATCAGCACCAACCTTTCTTAGGCTCTTTTTTCTTCATCGATGGTGGCTACCGGTTGCTGAGAACATTGACTGCAGAATCTAGGATCCCATCTCTAGTAATTCTTGACCCGGTTATGCAACAGCACTTCGTATTTTCCGAGGCAACGGATATTAATTACCCTTCTGTAGTTAGTTTTGTAGACAGATTTTTAAATGGAAGTCTTACACCATATCAACATTCAGTATTATCTCTTAAAACTTCTAGAGATATGCCAAAGCCACCACTTGTGAATTTGGATTTCCATGAAATTGATTCTATACCTCAAGTTACAAGTAGCACATTTTGTGAACTGGTTATAGGTTTTATACCTTGTGAAATGAATGATAAATTGCCATTTTCTAACTCTCGAGAACTTAAATCTGCTTGGAAGATCGATGTTTTGGTGCTTTTTAGCACTCCTTGGTGTGGATTCTGCCAGCGTATGGAGCTGATTGTGCGTGAAGTACATCGAGCTTTTAAGAACTCTATAAATTTCTCAATAAGTCAATCCAAGAATGATGATCCTACACAAATCAAAG GTCAGCCAACTCTGGTTGCTCATTTTGGATTTCATCTTTTGGATTTCATTCTTATTTTCAAAG ATAAGAAAGAAGATCTGGTGCTGAATAAGTTTCCAGCAATATTTTTAATGGATTGTACCCTTAATGATTGTGGTTTATTCTTAAAGCCACTTGGCAAG AAGGAAAATTATCCAATACTGTTGTTATTTCGTGCTGAGAACAAAAGTGCAATTACCTATGAAGGCAATATGTCAGTTGTTAGTATCATGGAATTTCTAGAATCTTATGGAGGCAATTctcataatcataattataaag GCCTTCTGTGGACCCATTCAAGGAAGGGAAACAAGGATGAACAGGTGTTATATGCATCCACTTTGGCTGCTGATGAGAAACCTCATTCACCAGCAGACAAATACAACAAAATTGTGCTGAATAAAGCTATTTCTGCAGACAGCGAACATCCCCTTAATACATGTACACCAGTCACCTCTCATGATAAACACATACATGTAGTTGTGGGATCCATTCTTGCTGCCACTGATAAACTCTTCAATGCTGCTCCATTTGACAACTCTACAGTGCTGATAGTGACCATGGACAAGAACCAGGGTTTCCAAGGTTTGATCATTAACAAACGGATAAGCTGGGATATTTTTAAGGAACTAGACAGTGATCTGGTTTCACTAAAGCATGCTCCTCTCTACTATGGAGGTCCTGTCAGGTTTCAGACTTTACCTCTTGTCAGTTTGATTTGGAAAGCTAAAGAGGGTTATACAGAGATCGTGAAAGGTGTTTATTTTGGAAATCCAGTCATAACACGTCAGGTGATTGAAGAAATTAAATTGAAAGAAGAATCTCCTGATGATTATTGGTTCTTCTTGGGTTTCTCAAGTTGGGGATATGACCAGCTTTTCCAAGAGATTACAGAAGGAGCATGGCGGCTGACTGGAGATCCTATTGAACATTTAGATTGGCCAGAGAACTAA